TCCTGCACTCCTGGAGCACCGGACGGGGCGCTACGCCCCCACCATGCCACCTTCTCCCGACGACGGGCTTGAGGTGCAGCCACTGCACCCGGACAAGGCCCAGATCCCTGTCGTGGGCAGTCATGGCTCCGGTCGCCTGCAGGACTCCCGGATATGAGCCCTgctgcctgagcaccactgtgaggTGCGCTCTGCCCCATGCTGTGCTCACACAGAGACTGGGGCGGCAGTGGACGGGCAGGGCGCTGCCACCCCTCAGTCACCACTGTTGGTGCGGCTGTTCGGGCTCGCGTCCCCAGTGTTTACAGGTCCTTTGGGTGCCAAGATGGCAGTTGTGGGGAgacagggagggaagagaagggttcCTAAGGGGCCCAAAAGCACTTTGGAGGGGACTCTGGCCAGGTTTGCAGAGGGCTGAGGGGCTTGATATGGCCTCTGATGTCCCCATTCTGACCTGAGCTGAGGTCTGGGTGGTCCCCCACCTGTCCCCCTCTGTGGGCTTCCAGCCTCCTGACCAGTGTTGCTGCCCTTTGAGCACATCCCAGCCTCTGCCCAGGCCAGTTCACACTGTCCCCCTGGCCCAGAGAGTGCTGGGCGGCTGCAGTGTTACCGTTCAGGCTGTGTGGCCATCGGCCCTGTCTGTCTGTGTCCTCCTTTTTTGTCAAAGTTGTACTCTTTGTCGTTGCCACTCCTCTTCCCCAAACTCAGCCCAACCTGTCTTCCAAGCCTGCCTGCACCTTACTTCATGGCTCTGGGGTCTCTGCCCCTCATTTAAACCCTGCTGTCAGGCCCAGCCAGCCGAGGCCCTGGACCCAGGGACCTGCCCAAAGCACGACTTTCCGGGGGTCAGGGCCGGGGTGCTGCTCAGTGGGAGGTTTGCGTGCAGAGCCCTGGAGAAGGGGCTCCTGCACCACTCCCTGCCCTCCCTCCACCAGGCTAACAGCCCAGGTTTCCCCACCTGGGCTGCCCTGTTTATGTGCCAAATGGCCCCAGCCCACCTtcccctccctccaaccctgcaGTATCTGTTTGTCCATCCCTTATGCCGTTCTGTGCAGTGACAGCCTGACCAGCGTCTCTAACCCTCTGTAGCAATAACGGTGcactgcccagcccagcccactGTGCGCCACTAGGATTTCAAAGTCCATAGATTTTAATGAAATTTCTATTCCTGACTCCGAGCTGCTGCTGTGCTTTGTCTGGGTCTCCTGGGGGAGCAGGAGTCAGGGCAGAGAGACCTCTAACAGAAGGGCTGGCTACAGAGTGAGGGGAGAAAAACCAAAGGCTTAGACCTAAGAGGGTGGGAGACACATACTGAGAGCTGGGGGGTCCTGGTTGTGAGGGCCCATCGGAGCCCAGATCTGCAGCTGAGATGCCACCAGGGTAGTTTCAGCAGAATTGAAAGTGGAACCCTGCTTTGTGGCCAGCCCTTCAGGTAGGAGCCTGGGGTGCTCTGTTGGACAATGTTGGGGGTGCTGGGTTAGTCCTGGGGTTATACTGAAGCTTCCGGCCCCAGCGGTAGATGAAGGCCAGGCCTTGAGGGTGGGGACAGCTCTCCAGAGGAGGAGCAGGGAGACAGCACTGCAGAGTCTGAGGCCAAACTCCAGCGATACCCGGGAGGCAAGACAAGGATGGAAAGACCTGGCTGGAATCAGAGGGCTGTTGCCTGGACAGGAAAAGAGTGGCTGTGAGGGAACTGCCCTTGGGCCATCCCAATGCAGCCTCTCCCCGAACCACTGCTTTACCAGGAACTGCAGGGGACACAGGAGGGTATGGGGGGTGTATGCAGCTCCCGCAGCATAGCCACCTTCTGCTCCTTCAGCTCTGGAAAGAGGCAGAGCAGAGACATAGTCCCTAGCTCTGCTAAGGGCTGTGCCATTGGGAATGGGGTGCTTGGAGCCTGCTCAGCCTCCTCACCTGTCAAGGTGAGGTCTGGGGTGGCCTTTGAAGATGGGGGTGGCCCTGCGTACTTCTCCTCCAGACATCGCTGCAAGGAGAGCTGGCTCACACAGCAGCCTGGCCCACTCCGAGCTGGGTGCCATGACTGATCCCTGAGACAGGGCCCATCCTCATGCTGCTCCCTCATCCAACCCACCTGAGCACCCCTGGCCAAGGGAAGACCAGTTCCCATAGCTCTAAAAATAAACTGAGCAAATCTGGCAGGGCGGTGGCTAGCCACGACCCAGATTCAGAGGAGGCGGCAGAAGATAGGTCAAACCAGCTGGTTCCCCTGGCTTGAGGGGTTCCACAAACATGAAGTGTGCACAAAAGAAAATGACCCTAAGGCATATAGTTTACCTCCCACGTCTACATATatctgggggggggtgtctcatTCCACGTGGGGCCGAGGCCTTGCTCACCTGCAGACGGCTGATCTCCTTCTCCAAGCTGCAACATTCCTCCTTCAGGAGGCCCCTGGGACACGAGTGTGTGAAGAAGCAGCACCCAAGGAAAGTCTCAGCAGAGCCTCTCCCCATGATCCCTCAAGCAACCCAACCTCCAGCCTCACCGCCAACACGCCCATGCTGTCTTCTGCTGCTGAGGGACCACCCCTCCCCCCTTGCACTACTGGCCTTGTTCTAGGCTGACATGGTAGTGGTTGCTCATGAGCACCCTGTCCTTCTctgtatattttttggggggccacactcggtgatgctcaggggttactcctggctatgcgctcataaattgctcctggcttgggacgccaGGGAACAAACCACGAttagtcctaggttagccgtgtgcaagccAATTGCACCACTGCTCCCACACCCCCTTCTCTGTAGTTTTGAGGGTTTCCCTGACcagcccccaacacacacatatataaacactGTGTTCTCAAGAGGCTCACCGCAGGTGTTGGGCAACCTGGTCAATGTTGGACACATTCAGCTGATCCTTAATGACACTGAGGTCCTTAGGCTGGCTGCTAGCAGACGGAGAAAATGTCATTCTCCCCATCCTCCTTCACCCCCGGGGGCCATCAGATCCACTTCTCTGAGAAAAGTCTGTGTGCCCTTTTCTGGGACAGTAGCAGATTTGCTGGGTTCGGAGTCTGGGCTGGATCTGGCCCCTGCGTCCCTACCCATGACCTTCTCAGTCAATAAATTCTACTTCTGCTGCTAAGGGAGCCCCTGCTGCAAAACGGGACAAAGACCCCTCCTCCGAGGAACCTTAAAAGCCACTGACATCCACCCAGGAGCTTGCTTTGCTCCCAGACCTCTGAGAAGTGCCCTCTCCCCGTAGTTCAGCCCTCCAGCAGGCTCTCTAGGCCAGAGGACTCACAGCTTCCTTCCCCATCCTTATCAGGCTCCTTCTTCCTGCAAAACTCTTGCATCTGCCCAGAATTCCTTTCTCCTATTCCAAGACACAGCTGGAGCCACTTTCTCCGGGACACCTCACCTGTCCCCCCCAGGTCAGAGATTAATCCCTACACAAGCAAATAAAGAAGCCTCCAGGCCagaccaaaagcagacagacccCCCTTCTCTCCTGCTCTGGGGTTACCTGGCTTTACCAGTTCTCATCCCGGACACATGGTGTTCTGGCAGGTCACACTTGGGCTCCTCCAAGGCAAAGTGCAGGACCCT
This window of the Suncus etruscus isolate mSunEtr1 chromosome 6, mSunEtr1.pri.cur, whole genome shotgun sequence genome carries:
- the CCDC24 gene encoding coiled-coil domain-containing protein 24 produces the protein MPLVPPSLWELVKEHVPLPERPEVKRILGETMVELSLELRAEMVLLRSLLLEASSTPAPGPRPAADPSSLLAPSPLLRDVLRQELRQLLQALRQKAIREGRDQTQAWVQYSPRVLHFALEEPKCDLPEHHVSGMRTGKASSQPKDLSVIKDQLNVSNIDQVAQHLRGLLKEECCSLEKEISRLQVSKASAPRGMRHPPPDICRRGSHRPARFAQFIFRAMGTGLPLARGAQVGWMREQHEDGPCLRDQSWHPARSGPGCCVSQLSLQRCLEEKYAGPPPSSKATPDLTLTELKEQKVAMLRELHTPPIPSCVPCSSWQQPSDSSQVFPSLSCLPGIAGVWPQTLQCCLPAPPLESCPHPQGLAFIYRWGRKLQYNPRTNPAPPTLSNRAPQAPT